From Rutidosis leptorrhynchoides isolate AG116_Rl617_1_P2 chromosome 3, CSIRO_AGI_Rlap_v1, whole genome shotgun sequence, a single genomic window includes:
- the LOC139899182 gene encoding BTB/POZ domain-containing protein At5g48800-like: MDLNHQHHQTQLTMTKGSRHHHRYNEWIFRDVPSDITIEVNGVAFALHKFPLVSRSGRIRKLVSEHRESSISRVELLSLPGGTETFELAAKFCYGFNFEITPSNVAQLCCVSDFLEMSEDYSNNNLGSRADEYLNYIVCQNLEMCVEVLQQCENLLPLADELKIVTRCIDAIASKACVEQIASSFSRLEYSSSGRLHMSRQKCEADWWIKDLSVLRIDLYQRVITAMKCRGVRPESIGESLMNYAEVKLTKKSNGQSDHERVIVETIVSLLPVEKLVVPLSFLFGLLRSSSMLECSVGCRLDLERRIGSQLDIVTLDDLLIPSFRHGSDTLFDVDTVHRILVNFSQQDDSDDDDPDGSGFESNGLDSPSETALIKVSKLVDNYLAEIAPDVNLKLAKFIAVAESLPAHARTVHDGLYRSIDVYLKAHQGLTEQDKKKLCRLIDFQKLTPEASAHAAQNDRLPLQSIVHVLYIEQLRLKNALYCSELGDNPKLPVHHQSWRINSGALSAAMSPKDNYASLRRENRELKLELARLRMRLNDLEKEHVCMKRNMEKSNSRKFMSSFSKKISKINLFGHSSSRGSTSPSRNSQRTDSKVTVRTE; the protein is encoded by the exons ATGGACCTGAACCACCAGCACCATCAAACCCAGCTCACTATGACCAAAGGCTCACGCCATCATCATCGCTATAACGAATG GATATTTCGTGATGTCCCAAGCGACATAACTATAGAAGTGAATGGTGTTGCATTTGCATTGCATAAG TTTCCTCTAGTGTCTCGAAGTGGACGAATTCGGAAACTGGTATCGGAACATCGCGAGTCTTCGATATCACGAGTCGAGCTCCTTAGCTTACCTGGAGGCACTGAAACGTTCGAGCTCGCAGCAAAATTCTGTTACGGTTTCAATTTCGAGATAACGCCATCTAATGTTGCTCAACTATGTTGTGTTTCCGATTTCCTCGAAATGAGTGAAGATTACTCAAACAACAACCTCGGATCACGTGCAGACGAGTATCTCAACTATATCGTCTGCCAAAATCTCGAAATGTGTGTTGAAGTTTTGCAACAATGTGAAAACTTACTACCTTTAGCTGATGAGCTCAAAATAGTAACCCGATGCATCGATGCAATCGCTTCAAAAGCGTGCGTGGAACAAATCGCGTCGAGTTTTTCACGATTGGAGTATAGTAGTTCGGGTCGACTCCATATGAGTCGACAAAAGTGCGAAGCTGATTGGTGGATTAAAGATTTATCCGTGCTTCGTATCGATTTGTACCAACGGGTCATCACCGCTATGAAATGTCGTGGGGTGAGGCCCGAAAGCATTGGTGAATCACTTATGAATTATGCCGAAGTAAAGTTGACAAAAAAGTCAAACGGGCAAAGTGATCATGAACGGGTCATAGTTGAAACGATCGTTAGTTTGCTGCCCGTTGAGAAACTTGTCGTTCCGTTAAGTTTTTTATTCGGGTTGTTAAGAAGTTCGTCGATGCTTGAATGTAGCGTTGGTTGTAGGCTTGATCTCGAGAGGCGAATTGGGTCCCAATTGGATATAGTGACACTTGATGATCTTTTGATACCTTCGTTTCGGCATGGTAGTGACACTTTATTTGATGTCGATACGGTGCATAGGATTTTGGTTAATTTTTCACAGCaagatgatagtgatgatgatgatccagacgGGTCGGGTTTTGAATCTAACGGTCTTGATTCGCCGTCAGAAACGGCGTTAATTAAAGTTTCGAAATTAGTTGATAATTATTTGGCGGAAATTGCGCCTGATGTGAATCTTAAGCTTGCTAAATTTATCGCTGTTGCTGAAAGCTTACCGGCTCATGCTCGTACGGTTCATGATGGGCTGTATCGATCCATCGACGTTTATCTCAAG GCTCATCAGGGTTTAACAGAACAAGACAAAAAGAAGCTATGTCGATTAATCGATTTCCAGAAACTTACACCAGAAGCCAGCGCACATGCTGCACAGAACGATCGACTTCCACTTCAATCAATAGTTCACGTTTTATACATCGAGCAGTTACGGCTTAAAAACGCGTTATACTGTTCCGAGCTCGGTGACAACCCTAAATTGCCGGTGCACCACCAGTCATGGCGGATTAACAGTGGTGCTCTTAGTGCTGCCATGTCACCAAAAGATAATTATGCATCGTTAAGAAGAGAAAACCGAGAGCTTAAACTTGAGTTGGCACGATTACGAATGAGATTGAATGATTTGGAGAAAGAACATGTGTGTATGAAAAGAAATATGGAAAAATCGAATTCAAGAAAATTTATGAGCTCATTTTCGAAGAAGATTAGTAAAATAAATCTATTTGGACATAGTTCTTCAAGAGGATCAACATCTCCTTCAAGAAATTCACAAAGAACAGATTCTAAGGTAACTGTGAGGACAGAATGA